In Triplophysa rosa linkage group LG2, Trosa_1v2, whole genome shotgun sequence, the genomic window TTACCCCGCTGACGAGCTGCTTCCGGTTGGAGACGTGGCTTACATTGCTGCCATATTGAGTCGTGGAGCAGAGCACTGCACACAAATAACTGTTTTATTTATCGCCACGTAACATTTGTACAACTGCACAAACGTCGTTGACAAAACTAAAGACAGAAAAACCGCCAGAGACTGAAAATGGTAAGTTGATGTATATATATTCAAGGAAAACAGCTAATCTTGACAACAGGTTCCGGTTTTAACCGAGAGGTTGCTGCTAGCTAACGATATGAAGCACAGGCTGATTTATAGAGCGATATTTGTATTCCTTCAAGACAGACGTAGAAATTGACGTATTGTGGGGTTGTAATGTTAATCTCTGACTTTGCGTATTGTCACTTCTTGAGTTGTTAAAGTCAGCTGGAATGTGTGTTTTCAAGAGCTGTGAGCTAACGTTACATTAGTGTCAAACAATGCAGGCCTGTAACATAGTTAACTTTGCTATATAACCATTAGCTTGTATTACTAATAACAAGTCAAGTAAGCAAGTTTGTGATTAATAAAAGTAAATCTGTAAAGTGAACTAAATTACGTCTAATACTGATAACTGaaaccttttttttcattttaccatATGTTGACTTAAGATTGTATGATAATATGTTATGATCATTGCGCTTATCATAAATATGACAACAATTGAAATCAATTCTGATGTAATTATTTTTGTCTTACTGATTTGCTTGCAACGAccactgtgtttatttattcttgacaGTATTTTGGCAACTGAACAGGTCTGCCAAACTATAATTTGGATCTGATTTATCATATAGAGCTTGAGGGTTTTTTTGAAAGTGAAAAGGAAAGATAATTTCATTGTACTATATTAACATGTCTTTTTGTGGTGTAATATAGTCATTGGGGGTTACATTAAAGCATTTTTAATCGAGGAATGAGCTTAAAATCTctcaaaactgaaaatgaacAATCTAATTGAGTGATAAGAGGAATTAAAATGTGGTTAGGgggcatttttgtaaatatctcATCATGAtatgcattggttttattaGACTTAGTCtattttattactattaatAGCAAATCTGACATTTCATTATTTAGAATCTGTTCTGTCCTTGAgcaatacagattaaaactgcAGTGCAGCAAGCATGAGAGCCAACAGTTGAGTCTGTTTTGCTTATGGAAGGAATgttaattttgatgattttcATCCACATAGCGCTTTGGTAATCTTCCCAGAGGACTGTACAGAAtgcaatttcttttttaaatggctCACTAAGATTCTTGTCAAATAACCCTACTCCAGGTGCTGTTGGCAGCAGCAGTGTGTACCAAGGCGGGTAAAGCCCTGGTGTCGCGGCAGTTTGTGGAGATGACACGGACGCGAGTGGAGGGTCTGCTGGCCGCTTTTCCCAaactgatgaacacagggaagCAACATACATTTGTGGAGACAGAGAGCGTGCGCTACGTCTACCAGCCACTGGAGAAACTCTACATGGTTCTTGTCACCACAAAGAACAGTAACATACTGGAGGACCTGGAGACACTGCGTCTCTTCTCACGTGTGGTATGAAAGGAAATTAATATGCAAGATTtggttaataaattaataacttaataagtgtaatacaaataataaatataataaaactaaaatacatatttttatattgtctTGTTAATATGAGTGTTCACAATTATTAACCTAAAGCAAAAAAATTCTACTCTATTTTGTTAAATCCAGTATATAACATGAACATGAATGCAGATTTATCAGAAGTTGTTGAGATGAAAGCAAAGGGGAGAAAGATTTGATTGTGTTAATATTTCTGTAGATTCCTGAATACTGTCGTGTCCTTGAGGAGAGTGAGATTTCTGAGCACTGCTTCGACCTCATCTTCGCCTTTGATGAAATTGTCGCACTCGGTTACAGAGAAAATGTCAACTTGGCCCAGATTCGAACATTTACAGAGATGGACTCTCATGAAGAAAAGGTTTTCCGTGCCGTCAGAGAGGTAGgagagacatttaaaaaaaataaaaaataggtctacgaaattaaaaatgaattaatggcttattagtaaatgcattttgtAGAAAAACATAAATTCTACCAACttacaaatttattttcaatacagttcattttgtttatttgaaatgaGGAAAGCATGCGCTTAGCTTACATAGAACTCCTTCAGTATTGTTTACAAAGCATCCCATGTGGCACCACATGAAATTTGCCAAGAGAATGCTCCGGAGTGTTTAGAGTTGTAAATCTAGGCAAGAAGGCTACTTTGTAGAAACCAAATATAAGAcagtttaaatgtaaaatttttGTGGTCATTTTCTTATTTCTGTTTATGTAATAGTTTGCTATAGTATTATTAGATTAATAATAGTCGTCAAAACAACCAACAGGCTGATTAGTGAGATTGacaagtgttgtttttttatgtttgtctgtggcttaatttttatatttacattgtcAACACACTCATTTTTAGTCCACGTTCAATGTCAAGTTTACTGtggtttcacattttaaatatacaggGCCTTTATATTTAAATGGAGTTTGATTGGCTGCCAATCTTTTATTGATCTTCAGCtagaaaaaaaaatcactgtAAACATATATCGTACTTTTGTATAGTTATAGTTGTGGATTCTGATATTTTCCACTTTATCTttatagtagggctgtcaaacgcctaatcgtgattaattgcatctagaataaaagtttgtgttgacataatatatgtctgactgtgtactgtgcatattaatattcataaaaaacatacacatacatgcttatatttaagaaaaacataaaaatgaatgaacatttatatgtaatttaaattattggtaaatacatgtaaatatttcctagatataatatatgtgtatgtgtttattaatacaaaattaatatgcacagtacacagacatatattttgtaaacacaatactttattctggatgcgattattcgtgattaatcgtttgacagccgtAGTAGTTATAGTCCTTGTGTGAATTGGCCTTAAGACAGCATGTTTAAAATGTGTCTCATGACCTCAGCACTTTGTTCCATTCCATTACGCTTTGTCAATCTACGTTTGACTGATTATGTGGCTAATAGATTTGCTTAGCATAAGTATACAAGCATTGATGCAAATGAGGAGGAGGATTGCTGACCGGTGCTAAGTGTGCAGAATTCATTGTTAAAGCAAGCCTCTATTGGTTTAATCCCAGTGGTTTCCCATTGGagacatttataaatgtaatttgtcTTAAATGAAGTAAAATTTTCTGCTTGCATAATTTACATCACTAATACTGTGCATATGTTTGTTCCTCACACAGACTCAGGAGCGTGAGGCTAAAGCAGAGATGAGAAGGAAAGCTAAGGAGCTGCAGCAGATACGGCGTGACACTGAGCGTGGAAAGAAGGGGCCAGGCTTCGGCGGTTTTGGCAGCTCGGGCATGAGCAGCAGCAGCAACATGGCCATAATCACAGACACGCTGATCGAACCAGAGAAACCCAAACCCACCCCTGTGCCTGTCAGGTACATCCATGTGCTCTTATTAAAGCAAAGCTTGCCAGCTGGTTTTAATTTCTTTGAGGATTTGTCTGACTGAAATCTAGGAGAAATATGTCCTTAATCTCTCTATCATagactgtatttttattttttttggatTCTTGTTTTAGGTCCAGTGGTTCGAGTAAAGCACTTAAATTGGTTGGCAAGGGGAAAGAAGTGGATGACTTTGTGGACAAGCTTAAATCAGAGGGAGAAAACATAATCTTGCCCAGCACAGGCAAAAGACCCTCAGACGCATCAAAATCACTACCTGCTCCAGTCCACACAGAGAGGTAATGATGGTGTTTTTTTCTAATACAATAATCACACTTGAAGTTTACCAAAAGAATTGTCATTAATTATAATTTCTGCATAATTGTAGTGTGCATCTGCGAGTGGAGGAAAAGATTACCCTAACATGTGGGCGTGATGGCGGCCTTCAAAATATGGAAATTATTGGGATGATTACCCTCAGAGTTTCTGACGAAAAGAATGGCCGGATTAGGATGCACATCAACAATAATGACAAGAGGGGTGTCCAGTTACAGGTGAGTTTTCTGGCTTTTGGTATGACTTGATGGTAGATACAACTAACTGCATAATTAAGTTgcatttttgcaaaagaaaaaaacacattataaaatGCAAATTCTAACTCTCTTCTAATCCTTATTCCCGTAGACGCATCCCAATGTGGACAAAAAGCTATTCACAGCCGAGTCGGTGATTGGTCTGAAGAACCCGGACAAATCCTTCCCTCTCAAAAATGATGTGGGTGTACTGAAATGGAGACTACAGACCACAGATGAATCGTTCATACCACTAACAAGTCAGTCctgaacattttgttttattattacaaGTTTAAGTTACAGCTAATGTCTCACCCATAGAGTCACATGGTCTGTTCTAATAAATATGTCTATTATGTCTCTTTGCAGTTAACTGCTGGCCCTCTGAGAGTGGCACTGGCTGTGATGTAAACATTGAGTATGAGTTACAAGATGACTCTCTGGAACTCAACGATGTAGCGATCTTTATCCCTGTGCCGTGAGTACaagttatatacatttattggcCATTGAACCCTATCCAAAATATAAAGCACCTAAAATGTTCACTGTATTGGTATTATCGGCAAAATATAACAGTTGCTTGTATTAAAGTTGGACAAACAAGAATCTTGTTGGCTTTTATAACTTTTATAAACATTACAGGTCAGGTGTGGGTGCTCCTGTGATTGGTGATCTAGATGGAGAATATCGTCATGACAGCAGACGGAATATTCTGGAATGGTGTCTGCCTGTGA contains:
- the arcn1a gene encoding archain 1a, which gives rise to MVLLAAAVCTKAGKALVSRQFVEMTRTRVEGLLAAFPKLMNTGKQHTFVETESVRYVYQPLEKLYMVLVTTKNSNILEDLETLRLFSRVIPEYCRVLEESEISEHCFDLIFAFDEIVALGYRENVNLAQIRTFTEMDSHEEKVFRAVRETQEREAKAEMRRKAKELQQIRRDTERGKKGPGFGGFGSSGMSSSSNMAIITDTLIEPEKPKPTPVPVRSSGSSKALKLVGKGKEVDDFVDKLKSEGENIILPSTGKRPSDASKSLPAPVHTESVHLRVEEKITLTCGRDGGLQNMEIIGMITLRVSDEKNGRIRMHINNNDKRGVQLQTHPNVDKKLFTAESVIGLKNPDKSFPLKNDVGVLKWRLQTTDESFIPLTINCWPSESGTGCDVNIEYELQDDSLELNDVAIFIPVPSGVGAPVIGDLDGEYRHDSRRNILEWCLPVIDVKNKTGSLEFSIPGQPNDFFPVNVSFVSKGSYCDIQVAKVSQVDGDSPVRFSSETSFVVDKYEIL